One Campylobacter concisus DNA segment encodes these proteins:
- a CDS encoding lipid-binding SYLF domain-containing protein yields MKFLLSLIMFFSFGFASEELVLDSANSFITTMRGARNAPIKELIEQSKATIIFPSVKKVGFVVGGMGGDGIMVVGNINSPSEILPVSISGGSIGIQLGYEDSSLVLFIFKDSIIYDIKDAKITLDTKLSVAFGDIGRNYSKVSDFKFSSDIYAYAANDGFFAGASFGGAVISAKDEILKQSGYAYEQLISSASKLLGQ; encoded by the coding sequence ATGAAATTTCTTTTATCATTAATAATGTTTTTCTCGTTTGGCTTTGCCAGCGAGGAGCTCGTGCTAGACTCAGCAAATTCGTTTATAACGACGATGAGAGGCGCTAGAAACGCTCCTATAAAAGAGCTCATCGAGCAGTCAAAGGCGACGATCATCTTTCCAAGTGTAAAAAAAGTCGGTTTTGTAGTCGGTGGCATGGGCGGAGATGGCATCATGGTCGTTGGCAACATCAACTCGCCAAGTGAAATTTTGCCAGTTAGTATAAGTGGCGGCAGCATCGGCATACAGCTTGGTTATGAAGATAGCTCGCTTGTGCTATTTATATTTAAAGATAGCATCATCTACGACATAAAAGACGCCAAGATCACGCTTGATACGAAGCTTTCGGTGGCGTTTGGTGATATCGGACGCAATTATAGTAAAGTAAGCGACTTTAAATTTTCAAGCGACATCTACGCTTACGCTGCAAACGACGGATTTTTCGCTGGGGCTAGCTTTGGCGGAGCAGTCATTAGCGCAAAGGATGAAATTTTAAAGCAAAGTGGCTACGCATACGAGCAGCTAATATCTTCAGCTTCTAAACTTTTGGGGCAATGA
- a CDS encoding DedA family protein: MQDIINSISIYGYVVLFFYSLGGGMVALIAAGILSFAGKMDITLSIIVAAVANTIGDTLIFYVARFNKSSLMPYVKNHKRKLAYAGILAKKHGDKIIFIKKFIYGVKTLVPIALGLTKYSFYKFSVINLISSVLWAVIVGLASYKAGDYFVSVSDYLGAHGYIMPLAMVGLLFGIWLFLQHITKRRKV; the protein is encoded by the coding sequence ATGCAAGATATTATAAACTCAATCTCAATTTACGGCTACGTTGTGCTGTTTTTTTACAGCCTTGGTGGTGGCATGGTTGCGCTTATCGCCGCTGGGATATTAAGCTTTGCAGGCAAAATGGACATCACTCTTAGCATAATCGTCGCTGCCGTGGCAAACACGATAGGCGATACTTTGATCTTTTACGTCGCAAGGTTTAACAAAAGTTCGCTTATGCCTTATGTGAAAAATCACAAAAGAAAGCTTGCCTACGCTGGAATTTTGGCAAAAAAGCACGGTGATAAGATAATATTTATCAAGAAATTTATCTATGGCGTCAAAACTTTGGTGCCTATCGCACTTGGACTTACAAAATACTCTTTTTATAAATTTAGTGTTATAAATTTGATCTCTTCAGTGCTTTGGGCGGTGATCGTTGGTCTTGCTAGCTACAAAGCAGGGGATTATTTCGTGAGTGTGAGTGACTATCTTGGCGCGCATGGATATATCATGCCACTTGCTATGGTAGGCTTATTATTTGGTATCTGGTTGTTTTTACAACACATTACAAAAAGGAGAAAAGTATGA
- the rny gene encoding ribonuclease Y has translation MIEVLIGLGAGVVGVGAGYLYAKKINDANYNIFLEQAKAKAKAIEYEAELTLKNSKISVQEAEFEAKKRYDDKTTKLQKEYASKFDELTKKEKILLNEQELLNESKELFEKDKQDAKVTYEEGLNLKATYQNKVEEAIRVLEHAAGLTEEEAKEVVLKKVEEKSRADIAHIVRKYEEEAKREAKKRVNYILAQATSRFAGEFAAERLINVVNIKNDELKGRIIGKEGRNIKTLEMVLGVDIIIDDTPHAIILSSFNLYRRAIATRVIELLVEDGRIQPARIEDLHKKVTEEFEQSIQEEGENIVMDLGLNKIHPEIVKLIGKLKFRASYGQNALAHSLEVAHLAGIIAAECGGDEKLAKRAGILHDIGKALTHEYEGSHVDLGAEICKRYKEHPVVINAIYAHHGHEEATSIESAAVCAADALSAARPGARREVLESFLKRVEEIENIAKSKEGIKQAYAINAGREIRVIANAKLINDDEAVLVAKEIAQEIESKVQYPGEIKVSVIRETRAVDFAK, from the coding sequence ATGATAGAGGTTTTAATAGGCTTAGGAGCCGGTGTGGTGGGCGTTGGAGCAGGGTATCTCTACGCCAAAAAGATAAATGATGCAAACTACAACATATTTTTAGAGCAGGCAAAAGCAAAGGCAAAAGCCATTGAGTATGAAGCTGAGCTAACGCTTAAAAACTCTAAAATTTCAGTGCAAGAGGCTGAATTTGAGGCTAAAAAAAGATACGATGACAAGACGACAAAGCTTCAAAAAGAGTATGCAAGTAAATTTGATGAGCTAACCAAAAAAGAGAAAATTTTGCTAAATGAGCAAGAGCTTTTAAATGAGAGTAAAGAGCTTTTTGAAAAAGACAAGCAAGATGCAAAGGTTACTTACGAAGAGGGCTTAAATTTAAAAGCGACTTATCAAAACAAAGTAGAAGAGGCGATAAGGGTGCTTGAGCACGCTGCTGGCTTAACGGAGGAAGAGGCAAAAGAGGTCGTACTTAAAAAGGTCGAGGAGAAGTCACGCGCCGACATCGCTCACATCGTTAGAAAGTACGAAGAAGAGGCAAAAAGAGAGGCTAAAAAGAGGGTTAATTACATCTTGGCGCAGGCTACGTCAAGATTTGCTGGAGAATTTGCGGCCGAGCGACTGATAAATGTCGTAAATATCAAAAACGATGAGTTAAAAGGCAGGATCATCGGTAAAGAGGGGCGTAACATCAAAACCCTTGAAATGGTCCTTGGCGTTGATATCATCATCGACGATACACCACATGCGATCATCTTAAGCAGCTTTAACCTTTATAGACGTGCGATCGCTACAAGAGTGATCGAGCTTTTGGTGGAGGATGGCAGAATTCAGCCTGCAAGGATAGAGGATCTTCACAAAAAAGTGACTGAAGAATTTGAGCAAAGCATACAAGAAGAGGGCGAAAATATCGTCATGGACCTTGGTCTAAATAAAATTCACCCAGAGATAGTAAAACTAATAGGCAAGCTTAAATTTAGAGCAAGCTACGGTCAAAACGCCCTTGCTCACAGCCTTGAAGTGGCTCACCTTGCTGGCATCATCGCGGCTGAGTGCGGCGGAGATGAGAAGCTAGCAAAAAGAGCTGGCATACTTCACGACATCGGCAAGGCGCTAACTCACGAGTACGAGGGCAGCCACGTTGATCTTGGAGCTGAAATTTGCAAACGTTACAAGGAGCATCCAGTTGTTATTAATGCGATCTATGCTCACCACGGCCACGAAGAGGCGACAAGTATAGAAAGTGCTGCTGTTTGCGCAGCTGACGCACTAAGCGCAGCTCGTCCAGGAGCAAGACGTGAGGTGCTTGAGAGCTTCTTAAAACGTGTTGAAGAGATCGAAAACATCGCAAAAAGCAAAGAGGGCATCAAGCAAGCTTATGCGATCAACGCTGGCCGTGAGATCCGTGTCATTGCAAATGCTAAGCTCATAAACGACGATGAGGCAGTGCTTGTGGCAAAAGAGATCGCTCAAGAGATCGAGAGCAAGGTGCAGTATCCTGGTGAGATCAAAGTAAGCGTCATCAGAGAAACTCGCGCTGTTGATTTTGCGAAATAA
- a CDS encoding Cj0814 family flagellar-dependent secreted protein — protein sequence MNDISILGTNVNSYTKQQHKQGRSANFSDILKQNAKEKISKPNQEPAKFTYTTSSQNSLSSLNFNDLQAYGYTVDKAGFMGADFNKAAGLPKDFKIHKSTLDELNRFAERNHVLNRIKSKDEQIKIFDNIDMADTIKHYYRLFDQMTSALGDDKKSYTLADIGKLPKGYSTKGTSYDAKGHLLKDLSNSTISNIYSSTDELNSAKSISKELSSAGIRLIVKEVDFTMSESGDEFSFNPDISFYKSDEGYSKEALFMGFLRSSRPLPSDSAKTKLSSAALNDISSTGEHKEYFVDFEKVGKDSESIKALIKERLKELTLLIYARSKNINAESVTSHEYEKFKPTSEDINSLANSWSGRISAISNTFV from the coding sequence ATGAATGATATTAGCATCTTAGGCACAAATGTAAATTCATATACTAAGCAACAGCATAAACAAGGCAGGTCTGCAAATTTTAGTGATATTTTGAAGCAAAATGCCAAAGAAAAGATTAGCAAGCCAAACCAAGAGCCAGCTAAATTTACTTATACTACTTCTTCACAAAATAGTCTCAGCTCTTTAAATTTTAATGACCTTCAAGCTTATGGCTACACAGTAGATAAAGCTGGCTTTATGGGAGCTGATTTTAACAAAGCAGCAGGTTTGCCAAAGGACTTTAAAATCCATAAAAGCACGCTTGATGAACTTAATAGATTTGCCGAGCGCAACCATGTGCTAAATCGCATCAAGAGCAAGGACGAGCAGATAAAGATCTTTGATAATATTGATATGGCTGACACCATAAAGCACTACTACAGACTATTTGACCAAATGACCTCTGCCTTAGGTGATGATAAAAAGAGCTACACCCTTGCAGATATAGGCAAACTACCAAAAGGCTACAGCACAAAAGGCACTAGCTACGATGCCAAAGGACACCTACTAAAAGATCTATCAAACTCTACTATCTCAAACATCTACTCTAGCACTGATGAGCTAAATAGCGCTAAGTCTATAAGTAAAGAGCTATCAAGCGCAGGCATTAGGCTCATAGTAAAAGAGGTTGATTTTACGATGAGCGAATCAGGTGATGAGTTTAGCTTTAACCCTGATATCTCTTTTTATAAGTCAGATGAAGGCTACAGTAAAGAGGCTCTTTTTATGGGATTTTTGCGCAGCTCTAGACCGCTACCAAGTGATAGTGCAAAGACTAAGCTAAGTAGCGCTGCCTTAAATGATATCTCAAGCACTGGAGAGCATAAAGAGTACTTTGTGGATTTTGAAAAAGTGGGTAAAGATAGTGAGAGCATAAAAGCGCTCATAAAAGAAAGACTTAAAGAGCTAACGCTTTTGATATATGCAAGATCAAAGAACATTAACGCAGAAAGTGTTACCTCACACGAATATGAGAAATTTAAGCCAACTAGCGAGGATATAAATTCTCTAGCAAATTCTTGGAGTGGGAGGATAAGCGCTATCAGCAATACTTTTGTGTAG
- a CDS encoding DUF945 family protein: MKKVISALIVVIVIIAGAVYFASNKVEENYQRIVDRLNDVNGFKVSENSYQKGFFGSKGSFDLVVSKDLLKNLAGKDVDEDLNFKVENEISHSVLAFVNGFEIDSKISIQNEAIKNIVASFLGSNVIATAKTKASVSGDKDVNVKFSDIDFSDKQTMNVHTKDVKFGLKLDAKDNVNSANLGLEKVVLKDLNEENKAEVNLEGVDIDTSYTVPVEISKIFESKLAPYVAKAKIKKLALLDEKDGNVALDDLEYSSKFEVSNDLGSSKDVVKIGAVAVNKVKFTDFILDSKIANINVPTINNILDRLSNVNVDSNESVFAGLNLDEVMGQILEKNPSVKVDRLSFKNGDNAIKLKLDAAINGFKSGESQLAIFDKLSLNGELSVDETLAKFFDTLFPEMTLIEPTLISAGYLKEDGKKVVSKFKYDPNKKDIIFNEKVGLQNLFMGF; encoded by the coding sequence ATGAAAAAGGTGATATCTGCTCTAATCGTAGTTATCGTGATTATCGCAGGCGCTGTTTATTTCGCCTCAAACAAGGTTGAGGAGAACTATCAAAGGATAGTTGATAGACTAAATGATGTAAATGGCTTTAAAGTTTCAGAAAATAGCTATCAAAAGGGCTTTTTTGGCTCAAAAGGATCATTTGATCTTGTAGTTTCAAAAGATCTTTTGAAAAATTTAGCTGGCAAAGATGTAGATGAGGATCTAAATTTTAAGGTAGAAAATGAAATTTCTCACTCAGTGCTTGCATTTGTAAATGGTTTTGAGATCGACTCAAAAATTTCTATACAAAATGAAGCGATAAAAAATATCGTGGCTTCATTTCTTGGATCAAATGTCATCGCAACGGCTAAAACAAAGGCCAGCGTGAGTGGCGATAAAGATGTAAATGTTAAATTTAGCGATATCGACTTTAGCGACAAGCAAACTATGAACGTTCATACAAAGGATGTGAAATTTGGCTTGAAACTAGACGCAAAAGATAATGTAAATAGTGCAAACTTGGGCCTTGAAAAAGTTGTTTTAAAAGATCTTAATGAAGAAAATAAAGCAGAAGTTAATCTTGAAGGCGTCGATATAGATACAAGTTACACTGTGCCAGTTGAAATTTCAAAGATATTTGAGAGCAAACTAGCCCCTTACGTAGCAAAGGCTAAGATCAAAAAACTAGCATTATTAGATGAAAAAGATGGCAATGTTGCTTTAGATGATCTTGAGTATAGCTCGAAATTTGAAGTCTCAAATGATCTTGGTAGCTCAAAAGATGTGGTGAAGATAGGTGCAGTTGCTGTTAATAAAGTGAAATTTACAGATTTTATCTTAGATAGCAAGATAGCAAATATCAACGTACCAACTATAAATAATATACTTGATAGACTAAGCAATGTAAATGTTGATTCAAATGAAAGTGTCTTTGCTGGGCTAAATTTAGACGAAGTAATGGGTCAAATTTTGGAGAAAAACCCAAGTGTGAAAGTGGATAGATTAAGCTTTAAAAATGGCGATAATGCGATAAAATTGAAATTAGACGCTGCTATTAATGGCTTTAAAAGCGGAGAAAGTCAGCTTGCGATCTTTGATAAGCTATCACTTAATGGTGAGCTAAGTGTAGATGAGACTTTAGCTAAATTTTTTGATACACTCTTCCCTGAGATGACTCTTATCGAGCCAACGCTTATATCTGCTGGATATTTAAAAGAAGATGGCAAAAAAGTAGTAAGTAAATTTAAGTACGATCCAAATAAAAAAGATATTATTTTTAATGAAAAGGTTGGACTTCAAAATTTATTTATGGGCTTTTAA
- the dcm gene encoding DNA (cytosine-5-)-methyltransferase, whose amino-acid sequence MGRLIKFIDLFAGMGGTRLGLEQAANKLGINAKCVFTSEIKSYALTTYNSFFKENNDVVDITKVNSADIPDFDILLGGFPCQAFSDAGKRRGFEDARGTLFFEIARILKDKRPSAFILENVEGLVSHDNGKTLDVILNILGQLGYNVDYRILNSKHFSTAQSRRRIYIVGAINKKICLNFKKEKPIYFKDIQENNLSTINNDLTKKILKYYKPQELYGKALKDKRGGKNNIHSWDIALKGEVSKEQKEILNKIVTERRKKSWAETIGIDWMDGMPLTAKQIATFHSSKNLTDNLNDLCKKGYLKLEHPKKKEGNARVFDTQKPKGYNIVAGKLSYSFSMFLNPCDTTPTLVATDLDKIGVIDKGGIRKISLTEGLRLFGYPDNYPLQKIKEKEAYDLLGNTICVNVIEKIAKNILSVI is encoded by the coding sequence ATGGGTAGATTGATAAAATTTATAGATTTATTTGCTGGTATGGGAGGCACAAGGCTTGGTTTGGAACAAGCAGCAAATAAATTAGGCATTAACGCAAAATGCGTGTTTACTTCCGAAATAAAGAGTTATGCACTGACTACATATAATAGCTTCTTCAAAGAGAACAACGATGTTGTGGATATTACCAAAGTAAATAGCGCAGATATTCCGGATTTTGATATATTATTGGGAGGTTTTCCTTGTCAGGCTTTTTCTGATGCAGGCAAACGCAGAGGTTTTGAGGATGCTAGGGGAACTCTATTTTTTGAAATTGCTCGCATATTAAAAGATAAACGCCCAAGCGCCTTTATTTTAGAAAATGTAGAAGGCTTAGTATCACACGACAATGGTAAAACTTTAGATGTGATTCTAAATATATTAGGGCAACTAGGTTATAACGTAGATTATAGAATACTCAACTCAAAACATTTCTCTACGGCGCAATCAAGAAGAAGAATTTATATCGTTGGGGCAATAAATAAAAAAATATGCTTGAATTTTAAAAAAGAAAAGCCTATATATTTTAAAGATATTCAAGAAAATAATTTGTCAACGATAAATAACGATTTAACCAAAAAGATATTAAAATATTATAAACCACAAGAGCTTTACGGAAAAGCACTAAAAGATAAAAGGGGTGGCAAAAATAATATACACTCTTGGGATATAGCATTAAAGGGGGAAGTTTCAAAAGAACAAAAAGAAATATTAAATAAAATCGTTACAGAAAGAAGAAAGAAGAGTTGGGCTGAAACAATAGGTATTGATTGGATGGACGGAATGCCTTTAACGGCTAAACAAATAGCCACATTCCATTCTAGCAAAAATTTAACAGATAATCTTAATGATTTATGCAAAAAGGGATATTTAAAACTAGAACACCCCAAGAAAAAGGAAGGAAACGCAAGAGTATTCGATACTCAAAAACCAAAAGGATATAATATTGTTGCCGGCAAATTGTCTTATAGTTTTTCTATGTTTCTAAACCCATGCGATACAACGCCGACATTAGTAGCAACTGACTTAGATAAGATAGGTGTCATAGATAAAGGCGGTATCAGAAAAATTAGTTTAACGGAAGGATTAAGGCTATTTGGGTATCCCGATAACTATCCTTTACAAAAAATTAAAGAAAAAGAGGCTTATGACTTATTAGGAAATACGATTTGTGTAAACGTTATAGAAAAAATAGCTAAAAACATATTATCTGTTATTTAA
- a CDS encoding NgoBV family restriction endonuclease, which yields MSKRYITASSLFNELKNINWKGSKGSIYFSIVNTTVKITHTDIIGNVLQDWVKNYFITNNIYYREPLNSQEFPDFFLSNSEDVNLLEVKSFNYNRNPAFDIANFSSYCEAIAFEPHKLFADYLIFGYDFDDNFDIEIKDIWLKKIWEIAGTTSNGKYPPLKTQVKRNMIYNIRPNSDFKHNSQGPFQDIASFLTAIYCTLCNYHQISQQNPQLWKSNIINNLITKYGNDFCFK from the coding sequence ATGTCTAAACGATATATCACCGCTAGTTCTTTATTTAATGAATTAAAAAATATAAACTGGAAAGGAAGTAAAGGTTCTATATATTTTTCAATAGTAAATACAACTGTAAAAATAACCCATACTGATATTATTGGTAATGTATTGCAAGATTGGGTAAAAAACTATTTTATAACCAATAATATATATTATCGAGAACCTTTAAATTCGCAAGAATTTCCAGATTTCTTTTTATCAAATTCCGAAGATGTCAATTTATTGGAAGTTAAATCGTTTAATTACAATAGAAATCCGGCTTTTGATATCGCGAATTTTTCTTCATATTGTGAAGCGATTGCGTTTGAACCTCATAAGCTTTTTGCGGACTATTTAATCTTTGGATATGATTTTGATGACAATTTTGATATTGAAATTAAAGATATCTGGTTAAAAAAAATTTGGGAAATAGCTGGAACTACTTCAAATGGAAAGTATCCTCCTCTAAAAACACAAGTAAAACGAAATATGATTTATAATATAAGACCAAATTCTGATTTTAAGCACAATAGTCAAGGACCGTTTCAAGATATTGCAAGTTTTTTAACAGCAATTTATTGCACTTTATGTAATTACCATCAAATATCACAACAAAACCCTCAGTTATGGAAAAGCAACATTATAAATAATTTGATAACAAAATATGGAAATGACTTTTGTTTTAAATAA
- a CDS encoding IS1595 family transposase, with product MSQHFLLSSKARTISVRKIASMSENECYEYFKSIRWSSNKGNPVCPTCGSASSHYFIESRLQYRCKDCFHTFSVTSGTIFHSHKLDFKVILLAIVIFSNATKGISALQLSRDLDVQYKTAWVLSHKIRESLMTSDNGNKFSGVVEMDGVYVGNYIKLANNINDRIDRRKAFKPNKRVIISLRERNLLGSGASKTKTFILKSENNIDINAIAKSHIAPNSEIHTDENSAYDDLLTHYDLKRVNHQIEYSGLNGENNNQSESFNARFRRLQYGQCHKLGTLYLSNYANEIAYREDTRRLDNKAIMDDILSRCLADNSISNEFCGYWQGNHRVAERLGA from the coding sequence ATGTCCCAACACTTCCTCCTCTCATCTAAAGCTAGAACGATATCAGTCAGAAAGATAGCTTCAATGAGCGAGAATGAGTGTTACGAGTATTTTAAGTCGATTCGTTGGAGTAGCAACAAGGGCAATCCCGTTTGTCCTACTTGCGGAAGCGCATCGTCTCACTACTTTATAGAAAGTAGATTGCAATATCGCTGCAAGGATTGCTTTCATACCTTTAGCGTTACTAGCGGAACGATATTTCATTCTCATAAGCTTGATTTTAAAGTTATCCTTCTTGCTATCGTTATATTCTCAAACGCTACCAAAGGTATTTCAGCCTTACAGCTTAGTAGAGACCTAGACGTTCAATATAAAACGGCTTGGGTCTTATCTCATAAAATCAGAGAAAGTCTTATGACTAGCGATAACGGAAATAAATTTAGCGGAGTAGTCGAAATGGACGGAGTATACGTCGGAAACTATATAAAACTCGCTAATAATATAAACGATAGAATAGATAGGCGTAAGGCTTTTAAGCCGAATAAGAGAGTTATTATATCGCTTCGAGAAAGAAATTTGCTTGGAAGCGGAGCTAGTAAAACCAAGACATTTATCCTAAAAAGTGAAAATAACATAGATATAAACGCTATCGCTAAATCGCATATTGCGCCAAATAGCGAAATTCATACCGATGAAAATTCGGCTTACGACGATTTGCTAACTCATTACGATTTAAAAAGGGTAAATCACCAAATAGAGTATTCAGGACTAAACGGAGAAAATAATAACCAAAGCGAAAGTTTTAACGCTAGATTTAGACGTTTGCAATACGGTCAATGCCATAAGCTAGGAACGCTTTATCTTTCAAACTATGCTAACGAGATAGCCTATAGAGAAGATACGAGAAGACTAGATAATAAAGCTATAATGGACGATATTTTATCAAGATGCCTAGCCGATAACTCAATATCTAATGAATTTTGCGGTTACTGGCAAGGCAATCATAGAGTAGCCGAAAGGCTTGGAGCTTAG
- a CDS encoding tetratricopeptide repeat protein, producing MFKNLILMAVAILFISGCGRAEKIARIEQKCANNEAIWCLKLGKTYARRDINKGVMYYQKACDLGDKRGCYRLAVLLNSKSINSKKDNETIVKSLTKSCDLGTPKACFELGEYYEDDPKMQGKANELFAKSCEQRFGLACYKLADFYGEKNDAATQKSYLELACKYRYKVACEEVGDDKK from the coding sequence GTGTTTAAAAATTTAATTCTAATGGCTGTTGCAATCTTGTTCATCTCAGGTTGTGGTAGAGCTGAAAAGATAGCTAGGATCGAGCAAAAATGCGCAAATAATGAAGCTATTTGGTGTTTAAAGCTTGGCAAAACATATGCTAGAAGAGACATCAACAAAGGTGTCATGTACTATCAAAAAGCTTGTGATCTAGGCGATAAAAGGGGTTGCTACAGACTTGCAGTTTTACTAAACTCAAAATCAATTAACTCAAAAAAAGATAATGAAACGATCGTAAAATCACTAACCAAATCATGCGATCTTGGCACGCCAAAAGCTTGCTTTGAACTTGGCGAATACTACGAAGATGACCCAAAAATGCAAGGCAAAGCAAATGAGCTATTTGCAAAATCATGTGAGCAAAGATTTGGTCTTGCTTGTTATAAACTAGCTGACTTTTACGGCGAAAAAAACGATGCAGCCACTCAAAAAAGTTACCTAGAGCTAGCGTGCAAATACCGCTATAAAGTAGCTTGCGAAGAAGTAGGTGACGATAAAAAATAA
- a CDS encoding YggS family pyridoxal phosphate-dependent enzyme: protein MMIVLKDLLEKIENLSKDVTLIAVSKNVTCTEVRELYAQGQRNFGENRVQELAKKELELQNFTDIKWHMIGRLQNNKINQMISLKPVLWQSCDSFERALEVDKRLSYKLDTLLQINSADEDTKQGVSVANAAEIYERIQSECKNINLKGVMSIGAHVDEPKEVQKSFELTYKIYESLKPKGATICSMGMSSDFELAIKCGSNMIRLGTMLYL, encoded by the coding sequence ATGATGATAGTTTTAAAAGATCTACTTGAAAAGATAGAAAATTTAAGCAAAGATGTGACGCTGATAGCCGTTAGCAAAAATGTGACATGCACTGAAGTGAGGGAGCTTTACGCACAAGGGCAGAGAAATTTTGGCGAAAATAGAGTCCAGGAGCTAGCCAAAAAAGAGCTAGAGTTGCAAAATTTCACTGACATCAAATGGCATATGATAGGCCGCCTGCAAAATAACAAAATCAATCAAATGATAAGCCTAAAACCAGTGCTTTGGCAAAGCTGCGATAGCTTCGAAAGAGCCCTAGAGGTCGATAAAAGGCTTAGCTACAAGCTAGACACCCTACTTCAGATAAACTCGGCCGACGAAGATACAAAGCAAGGTGTCAGCGTCGCAAATGCGGCTGAAATTTATGAGCGCATCCAAAGCGAGTGCAAAAATATAAATTTAAAAGGCGTGATGAGCATCGGAGCGCATGTGGATGAGCCAAAAGAGGTGCAAAAGAGCTTCGAGCTAACATATAAAATTTACGAGAGCCTAAAGCCAAAAGGCGCAACTATCTGCTCGATGGGTATGAGTAGCGACTTCGAACTAGCGATAAAATGTGGCTCAAATATGATCCGCCTTGGGACGATGCTATATCTATAA
- a CDS encoding XRE family transcriptional regulator, whose protein sequence is MINRIHKLIEAKEIKTISQAEMAKRIGVQHRTYVEYSRGKNQPLAMKALLNLLNELDDDEIVKVVREWVD, encoded by the coding sequence TTGATAAACAGAATTCACAAGCTCATTGAGGCAAAAGAGATAAAAACTATATCGCAAGCCGAAATGGCGAAGCGTATAGGCGTTCAACATAGAACATACGTAGAGTATTCTCGCGGCAAAAATCAACCGCTTGCTATGAAAGCTTTGCTAAATTTACTTAATGAGTTGGATGACGACGAAATTGTTAAGGTAGTAAGAGAATGGGTAGATTGA